Part of the Hemibagrus wyckioides isolate EC202008001 linkage group LG09, SWU_Hwy_1.0, whole genome shotgun sequence genome, GACAGATGACCTTTCAGGAAGAAGTGAAAAGCAAGTACCCTGTCACTGCATTTGTCTGACTACACAATAGTGTTGTAAATACTATTTACAGCATTAGGATAGATCTGGCCACAGATTTGTCCTCCTGTGTGGTTATGAAGCAAAGATACACATCAGATCCTTCTGAAGTCAGATAGAACTACATcgtttctttttctattttagaTTCTGTGACATTGTTTTGTGTTAAGCCTGCCTCTTTATGAACATGAAGTAATGAGAGTCATTATGATGTTACACATCTCAtcaaatgtatataatattccaaaacgtttttttctttcagtaatgcattttgtatttgtttatttcatttgttgtAGTAACGCAGATTTCAGTGTTAGTGACTAAGACGTTACGCTGACTGTGAGCCACAATAAAAACAGTGTGTCTTTTAAACCCTATTCTACAGCTTAGCGAGAATTTGGATCATTCAACAATTGCATATTCACCGTTATCATCACATCGTCAATACAGCATCAGAGATAAAAGGATTTTAAATAGATATAATGgaaaattaaatagaaaaaaaggcTTCAAGAGGAAAGATCACGGTACTCAAACCTCAAATATTGCAAGATGTTTcgttttgtttgcttttaagATTCCGCTTACTAAAGAGCATGTTTGTGTTGGATACAACAACAGAACACAATCAATCTTTTCAGATTCATCTGCATATTGGACTTGTTTATGAATGCCATGCAGTTCAAAAGTTACCACTGCATACAATTATGCTGCTTTTTGATTAAAGGGAGAAgttcttattttaatttcacCATAATTACATTTTGTCACTGAACTCATTTAACATTAATGAGACATATTCTTCTGTGATTTGTTTGTGAGTCTATTTATAATTATACCCGCTAGAGTGATTGCTTAATTTTGTTTCCCCTCCGCCTGCTGACACTCTGTCAttatactttaaaataaaagatcaTTCATTTTTCTATCAGTTATTATAGCGAGTAAGCCTGTCTCGGTCCTCTACAGCCACCATCTCTGACATCAAgtggaaaaatgtaaaatgaaaaagattTGATTATCTAAACTCAACCTTTCTGTGCCTGAATGTGCTGCGTCAACCGGAAATTTTATTGACACGCATTTTATTTATAccattaattataaaattatattaattctataaaatgtatatacaatATTACATTTAGAGAAAATCATATTCGTACATTTCTCCTGTTATCACTTGGCTGAGGATAGCTGTCAAAAAGGCAGTGCCACAGTCCACATttattaactcactcactcagcatAATCATGTGGAGGACATGTTATTTGATTATACTGACCAAGAAAGCCGGTGGCTTTTCAGTGTGtcatgaagggaaaaaaaatgacttaTCATAAGCAGTGGAATGACTCATCACTATCCATGTGCTTGTTTAAAAGAAATCCAATTGGAAATTATATATTCTGTGTCTGAAAGCCAAGCAAGCCCTCAGGCACTTGATGCTCCACAAACAAATGTTCCAGAGTCACCTGAGCAGATGAAATTGCCAGGGCTCAAATCACGTATTTGATCAGTTTGACCACCGGATTAATCAGTCTATTGATGACTCACACActaaatattgtattttgcCCCAGCACTGTCAAATATATTTAAGTTTTGAAGCTATATCCATCAGCATGCCCTTTTCAGACAGCAGCTGGCTTATTACAGCTGGGTAATGTCATTCAGAGTAAGAGACCCTGACCttttctctatttattcttAAAATCAAATCCCATTTCTGAAGAACTTACAGTCGAGCATTTGTATTCAGAAATGGAGAGCCCCATGCTCAAAGTTCATGCCTTATCAATTAAGACATGATTTAATTATGTAACCTGTTATTAATATAAGCACACTGGCTCGCTGCTCTTTCACAATCTGCCCAATACAGCTTTGTGTTTATGAAGCAAACCCTTTCTGTTTATTGTAGAGGTCAAACAGCAGATTGAAAGGCCACAGCCCTGCATACGGTGCTGATTTCTCAACGTCGTCACTGCTGATTTAACTCCTGAAGGCCTTGTTAACTACATCACATAACTACATAACACTACTGCCACCTAGTGGTGAGAAATAAACACTGCGTCTATATTTCCCTTATAAAGAAACTTAACTTcataatttcattaacaccttTTATGTTGAGGAAATAAACCTCCTTCAATTAGTCAATTTTTTTGCACATTGCCAATCAAAAGTTTTCACACTCTATATTAACAATTTCCATTAGACTTTAAATACTGGGCTTGTTTTAAAAGGCTCTAAAATAATAGGTATTAAGTGAATTGAGGAatgttttatacttttttttttttttaaatttaatgtaGGCCTAAGGCTTTATAGCTCTAAGCACTGTAGCTCACaacataagaaatattttttttttaaaaattaaataaatattaaaacagtttttcattttaaatcaacGTGCAATCAACACCAACAGgctttatattcattttattatgtatttaataaGTGTATTCCAAAAATGGCATCATATGTCTTTTATGatccacaaaaataaaaactgcttAAGGGTAGACAATAGTTTGATATTTCCAGCAATAAGCTTCACATGCATAAGGAGTCAGAAACAATCATATGATCTCCAAAGTGCATCCAATTTGCTGTTTATCACATCAGTGGGAAATATGACGCTATAAAATCTCACTTGCTCTTACCAAAAACATTCAGTACTCAAAATTGAAGCCAGAACTGCTAGCCCATGCAAATCTATTGGCAACCAATTGTTTTGAGCTGTTTTAATACACAACTGTGTGCTAACACCATGCTACATGTCGATGCACACACTTCAATTTTATAATAGCCTGTAAGCAGAGACATCAAACAAAATGGTTCAACGTTTTAATTCCTCAGTAGTGCTCAATAAAAATATTCCTCAGGCTCACCAAATCAAAAACTGATCTATAAAAACATTCTGTCTACCAAAATATAACACAGTTGTCTTATTTGTGCTCTTTATTTAATACTGACACCCCAAGAACCATAAAATACTCCTTGCCTTATACACTGAACATTAAATATGCAAGTACAGCTATGACTCCACACTGtgtttctttcctctttctgttCATTCTAATTCCTCCTTTCAGCTCTAGAACCCTGAGAAACATTAGAAAAAATTGGAAATGTGTTGTTCATGTGTCATGCTTAGTGATTTGTCTAACAGATGACCTTTTTGCTAACTGAATAGCAGACGTTTTGCTGTAGACCTGTCCGGCAGGCTTCCATTAcggctcaaaaaaaaaaaaaaaaggagagaggtAAAGCTGCCCATCAAAATCCAAAAGCACAGACGTATGCTCAGCggacactttaataggaacacctgtacagtCCTAAAATTATTCAATCAGCCAACTGTgttgcagcagcacaatgcataaagtCATGCAGACAGAGGTTGAGATTCagttcatgttcacatcaaacatcagaattgaGGAAAAACATGGCATGGTTGTAGATGCCATGAATATGCATTTTAATTTTTCAGATCtacattttttctttgcacAACAGTTTCTATCGCTTTAACAAAATGGTGCAAAAAGACCccagacaaacaaaaacaaacattttcagTGGTCCAGGTTTGGtccatgattttatgcattgcgcTTCTGCTACCTGATTTGGTtactggataattgcatgagAATGTACTGAGAGGACTGTGGGTGTATATACTGTACCACTTTATGCAAAATGTTAGTGTACATTTATATCTACAGCGAATAATCAGTGATAACTTCACTTCCAGGACAAAACATAACATGCCTTAGTGACGTTCCATtagattttaaaaagtaaacTTCTTgttctagtgttttttttttagaaaagtgCTACATATTGTATAcctaaaaaccaaaaaaactgTTTAACTGTTCTGTTAAACGGTCTGTAGTTACAAAACTGCTGAAGACATATGGTAATTGAACATTATTACATTCCTAAATAAATTATTGTTGATCATTATTCGTCTTTACAATGTTTTTGTGTCCTAATGGGACATACCTGTAGGCATTAATGCATTAAAATAGACCTTAAAATATGTTTTGTCCATCTGTACAagtgaatataaaataataaacccagcatgttttgttagaaaatgagtgtaaataagtatatatttacattaaggTTCTGCTTAATTTAATTCCTATGATAGTAcacagtaaaaaacaaaaaaaaacaacaaaaaaaaaattcaacccCAGTATTGTTAAATGAAAACATCACACTCATCTGTCACACTGAAAAAGCCATTACGGCAgaagatttcttttcttttttttaagctcAGCCTATAAGACTGGCCTGAGCATGGAGCACACTGAGCGACCTTCTTTAGTCAGTTCTCTGGTGTGACTCATGCATGGCAGGGGGACGGCTTCCTCTCGACGGGCCACGGTGTTGAACTTGCACTTCTTTAGGTGATCAGCCATACTGGAAATGTTGGCAAATTTCCACTCCTTCACTGTTCCAAAGGCTGTGCTAAATCTCCATACCTAAGAGTCACATGCAGAGAGAAAACCCTTTATTAAGATCTTGTGGAACACAAGACTATACAAATAACCCTTCTTAGAAATTTTAGTTATGCTAACATAAAACACATAACTTGCCTTGTCATGAATCTGCCACGAGAAAGAGCCATCTGCACGTCTTGTCTTCGCCCAAAGCAAGACCACCATACCGCGCGATTTAAGCAGACTAGCACAAACGTCCCTCATGGTACGAGACACTCGGGAGAGCTGGCACAGACTAAAACCATCCAAAAAGCTTGCAATATGCTGGAGTAGCTCAAAGGGTAAGCTGCTGAGGTTGTTACAGTGGGAGCGATTGCGGTACTGGACTTTACCCGAACGTTCAGCTAAGCCGGACTGCACACCAAACGAGCCCAGGTGGCGATCGTGAATAATTCTAGAACCCTGCACAGAGGGGCAGAACCTTCTCTGGGAGTAGGTGCAGCCATAGAATGCCAAAGGGCACCTGTGCTCCATCCAGCCATTGAGCCCAGCATGGATGTCCCCatggacatttttaaaatggGAGGAGAACTCGTCCCTGCGAAACAGTTGCCCACACACAAACGTGAACATAGAGCGCTGCTTGGTCTGGTAACGAGCAACACACTCTAGCACCAGgtccagcctgagtgtgtggaATGGACTGGGGTTGGACAGCTGAGGGCTGGCATGATCACAGGCAGATGCTGAGGCAATATCACCCACCATGGTGCTGGTGGCCAGTATAGCAGAGGGAAAGGAAAAAGTCTGCGTGCCAAAGTCAATCCGATATCCATCCACAAAACGGCTGTCCGAGATGCCTCTACCTCCTGGTGAGTCACCGAGGCAGAAGAGCAAAGCAGCAGTGATCAAGTCGATACCGTGTAGGCCAATAGGATCGTCCGCAACCTCGAGGTCAGAAGTGTCCACTGCCTTATCTTCCATCTTAGCCCGGAACAAATATGGACTGGACAGAAGAGTCTTCCGTCCGTTACATGTAAACACGCTCATACCTCTAAGCACTTGAAGGTTCTGCAACTTGCGCTCCAGCCATCGGTCTTCGATTTCAACAGGAAGCTGGTGTAAAACATTGTTCTGCACTAAATCAGGCAGAGGTATGGGTGGAGGTAGTGGAAACTGTGGTGAATGGGCCATTTCTGGTTGCCGTGCTACAATGGGCATGGAATGATAAGGCATATTTGGCCTAACATCTGCA contains:
- the fbxo30a gene encoding F-box only protein 30a yields the protein MEELHSHCQNCVNRRCMVRLEIGVSCDLMGCPLVCGAVFHSCKANEHRLLCPYERVPCLNSGFGCPFTIARMKMAQHLGTCPASVVCCTMEWNRWPVSYADRKSYENLSKEVYDVEQLDMALALQDQRMLLESLKVTTTVAKTVDEQNEENERLNASTEEADLKNGLIEMDGETYNELYKASVETSRNLAAALDLLSSANKGIDLIMENLSGKNVDNNGACHSGINGDHCSKEDKIELMRESDTDSECELGAVGGVDCAFPVDFDEDESEWREQSAFDEPSDEEEEINGNVNVDRHGFLNYEENPNHVRLEMHVERPVVNFTNFADVRPNMPYHSMPIVARQPEMAHSPQFPLPPPIPLPDLVQNNVLHQLPVEIEDRWLERKLQNLQVLRGMSVFTCNGRKTLLSSPYLFRAKMEDKAVDTSDLEVADDPIGLHGIDLITAALLFCLGDSPGGRGISDSRFVDGYRIDFGTQTFSFPSAILATSTMVGDIASASACDHASPQLSNPSPFHTLRLDLVLECVARYQTKQRSMFTFVCGQLFRRDEFSSHFKNVHGDIHAGLNGWMEHRCPLAFYGCTYSQRRFCPSVQGSRIIHDRHLGSFGVQSGLAERSGKVQYRNRSHCNNLSSLPFELLQHIASFLDGFSLCQLSRVSRTMRDVCASLLKSRGMVVLLWAKTRRADGSFSWQIHDKVWRFSTAFGTVKEWKFANISSMADHLKKCKFNTVARREEAVPLPCMSHTRELTKEGRSVCSMLRPVL